A single genomic interval of Antechinus flavipes isolate AdamAnt ecotype Samford, QLD, Australia chromosome 1, AdamAnt_v2, whole genome shotgun sequence harbors:
- the LINGO3 gene encoding LOW QUALITY PROTEIN: leucine-rich repeat and immunoglobulin-like domain-containing nogo receptor-interacting protein 3 (The sequence of the model RefSeq protein was modified relative to this genomic sequence to represent the inferred CDS: inserted 1 base in 1 codon), translating to MFHTMTCWLQLLSLHLVLLNGAPGAGCPARCECVPQLRSVVCHRRRLTAIPEGIPTETRILELSRNRIRCLNPGDLASYPLLEELDLSENIIAHVEPGAFGNLLHLQTLRLRGNQLKLIPPGVFTKLGNLTLLDLSENKLVILLDHMFQDLRNLKRLEVGDNDLVFISQRAFSGLLALEELTLERCNLTTLSGESLAHLQSLGALRLRYLGIPALEEHNFRRLXGLLHLEIDNWPLLEEVTASSLQGLNLSSLSVTYTNISAVPAAALRHLAYLTSLNLSFNPISTVPRGSFRDLVRLRELHLAGALLAVVEPQAFLGLRQIRLLNLSNNLLATLEESTFHSVNTLETLRVDGNPLACDCRLLWIVQRRKTLNFDGRLPSCATPAEVRGDALRELPDSALFEYFVCRKPKIRERRLQHVTATEGQAVSFFCRAEGEPEPGITWLTPQHQVVTAASGGRARVLVGGTLEIREVQGQDSGTYVCVASNAGGNDTYFATLMVNPGANRTLGPAEGGDLAARNDTQPPRFPLDLTTILVSTAMGCITFLGVVLFCFLLLFVWSRGRGQHKSNFSVEYSFRKVDGPAAAAGQGGARKFNMKMI from the exons ATGTTCCACACCATGACATGTTGGCTCCAGCTCCTGAGCCTTCATCTGGTGCTCCTGAACGGGGCCCCGGGGGCCGGCTGCCCGGCCCGATGCGAGTGCGTGCCGCAGCTCCGGTCTGTGGTGTGCCACCGCCGGCGCCTCACGGCCATCCCCGAGGGCATCCCCACCGAGACCCGAATCTTGGAGCTGAGCCGCAACCGGATCCGCTGCCTCAACCCCGGCGACCTGGCGTCCTACCCGCTCCTGGAGGAGCTGGACCTGAGCGAGAACATCATCGCCCACGTGGAGCCGGGGGCCTTCGGGAACCTGCTGCACCTGCAGACCCTGCGCCTGCGCGGCAACCAGCTGAAGCTGATCCCCCCGGGGGTCTTTACCAAGCTGGGCAACCTCACCCTGCTGGACCTGAGCGAGAACAAGCTGGTCATCCTGCTGGACCACATGTTCCAGGACCTCAGGAACCTGAAGCGGCTGGAGGTGGGCGACAATGACCTGGTCTTCATCTCGCAGCGGGCCTTCTCCGGGCTGCTGGCCCTGGAGGAGCTCACGCTGGAGCGCTGCAACCTCACCACGCTCTCGGGGGAGTCCCTGGCGCACCTCCAGAGCCTGGGAGCGCTGCGGCTGCGCTACCTGGGCATCCCGGCCCTGGAGGAGCACAACTTCCGGCGCC CCGGCCTGCTGCACCTGGAGATCGACAACTGGCCCCTGCTGGAGGAG GTCACAGCCAGCAGCCTTCAAGGCCTCAACCTGAGCTCGCTGTCCGTCACCTACACCAACATCAGCGCGGTGCCCGCCGCGGCCCTGCGTCACTTGGCCTACCTCACGTCCCTCAACCTCTCCTTCAACCCCATCAGCACGGTGCCGCGCGGCTCCTTCCGGGACCTGGTGCGGCTGCGCGAGCTTCACCTGGCCGGCGCCCTGCTGGCCGTGGTGGAGCCGCAGGCCTTCCTGGGCCTGCGGCAGATCCGCCTGCTGAACCTGTCCAACAACCTGCTGGCCACGCTGGAGGAGAGCACCTTCCACTCCGTCAACACCCTGGAGACGCTGCGCGTGGACGGCAACCCCCTGGCCTGCGACTGCCGCCTCCTCTGGATCGTGCAGCGGAGAAAGACGCTCAACTTTGACGGGCGGCTGCCCTCGTGCGCCACGCCCGCCGAGGTGCGGGGCGACGCGCTCCGGGAGCTGCCCGACTCCGCCCTCTTCGAGTACTTCGTCTGCCGCAAGCCCAAGATCCGCGAGAGGCGGCTGCAGCACGTCACGGCCACGGAGGGCCAGGCCGTGAGCTTCTTCTGCCGCGCCGAAGGGGAGCCGGAGCCCGGCATCACCTGGCTGACGCCCCAGCACCAGGTGGTGACGGCGGCCAGCGGCGGCAGGGCCCGGGTGCTGGTGGGCGGCACGCTGGAGATCCGGGAGGTCCAGGGCCAGGACAGCGGGACCTACGTCTGCGTGGCCAGCAACGCCGGCGGCAACGACACGTACTTTGCCACGCTGATGGTGAATCCGGGGGCCAACCGGACCCTGGGGCCCGCCGAGGGGGGGGACCTGGCGGCTCGCAATGACACGCAGCCCCCCCGCTTCCCCCTGGACCTCACCACCATCCTGGTGTCCACGGCCATGGGGTGCATCACCTTTCTGGGGGTCGTGCTCTTCTGTTTCCTCCTGCTCTTCGTGTGGAGCCGGGGCCGGGGCCAGCACAAGAGCAATTTCTCCGTCGAGTACTCCTTCCGTAAGGTGGACGGGCCGGCGGCTGCGGCTGGCCAAGGGGGTGCCCGCAAGTTCAACATGAAGATGATCTGA